A stretch of the Rutidosis leptorrhynchoides isolate AG116_Rl617_1_P2 unplaced genomic scaffold, CSIRO_AGI_Rlap_v1 contig80, whole genome shotgun sequence genome encodes the following:
- the LOC139885127 gene encoding 12-oxophytodienoate reductase 1-like produces MIPLLTPYKMGNFQLSHRVVLAPLTRQRSYGNVPQPHAILYYSQRTTKGGLLISEATGVSDTSQGYPDTPGIWTKEQVEAWKPIVDAVHAKGGIFFCQIWNVGRGFQPNGQAPISSTDKGLTPQIRSNGFNLAQLTNPRRLTTEEIPLVVNDFRLAARNAIEAGFDGVEIHGAHGYLIDQFLKDGVNDRTDQYGGSLENRCRFALEIVEAVVNEIGADKVGIRLSPFADYAEAGDSNPEALGLYLAESLNKYGLAYCHMVEPRMKTVGEKVECPQSLAPMRKAFNGTFMVAGGYDKEDGNKAVAENRADLVAFGRWFLANPDMPKRFELNAPLNKYNRDTFYISDPVVGYTDYPFLEDLQ; encoded by the exons ATGATTCCTCTTCTTACCCCATACAAGATGGGAAATTTCCAACTTTCTCATAG AGTTGTTTTGGCACCATTGACAAGACAGAGATCATATGGCAATGTTCCACAGCCACATGCCATTCTCTATTATTCTCAGAGGACAACCAAAGGCGGCCTTCTCATCAGTGAAGCCACCGGAGTTTCCGATACGTCTCAAGG TTATCCCGATACCCCTGGAATATGGACCAAAGAACAAGTTGAAGCGTGGAAACCTATAGTTGATGCTGTTCATGCCAAAGGTGGGATATTCTTTTGCCAGATTTGGAATGTCGGAAGG GGATTTCAGCCAAATGGGCAAGCTCCAATTTCTTCAACAGACAAAGGATTGACTCCACAAATTCGGAGTAACGGCTTTAATCTTGCTCAGTTAACCAATCCAAGACGCCTTACGACTGAGGAAATTCCTCTTGTTGTCAATGATTTTAGACTTGCCGCAAGGAATGCCATTGAAGCTG gtTTTGATGGAGTTGAAATCCATGGAGCTCATGGCTATCTAATTGATCAATTTCTGAAAGATGGAGTTAATGATCGAACCGACCAATACGGAGGATCCCTAGAGAACCGATGTCGATTCGCTTTGGAAATTGTCGAAGCCGTCGTTAACGAAATCGGAGCAGATAAAGTTGGAATAAGATTATCCCCATTCGCAGACTATGCAGAAGCGGGGGACTCGAATCCTGAAGCATTAGGTCTGTACTTGGCTGAATCATTGAACAAATATGGTCTAGCATACTGTCACATGGTTGAACCTAGGATGAAAACAGTTGGAGAGAAAGTTGAATGTCCTCAAAGTCTTGCACCCATGAGAAAGGCTTTTAACGGTACCTTTATGGTCGCCGGAGGTTACGACAAGGAAGACGGAAACAAAGCTGTTGCCGAGAATCGAGCCGATCTTGTTGCTTTTGGAAGATGGTTTTTAGCAAATCCGGACATGCCGAAACGATTCGAGCTTAATGCGCCTCTCAATAAATATAACAGGGACACATTTTATATATCGGATCCTGTCGTCGGTTATACCGATTATCCATTTCTTGAGGATCTGCAATAG